GCTACAGACAACAGTTTGTAAGGGTTTGGCATAGAATAGTATTAGGTAACTGAACGAAGTGAGTGGCTAGATCAAGGACTTTAATATAGCAGATTGGTAAATGCACTAGTACCAAAAATGGCGTCTGGGGGCTTGTACACTCAGGTTAGGGCAGCGCACAAGCTAAACGGGCAGGATAATAGTAAACGTCGAGCCTCCACCCTGCTTACTTTCGACGCTGAGCGTACCGCCATGCCCCTGGGCAATAATATCGTAGCTGAGAGAGAGACCCAGGCCGGTACCTTCGCCGGGGGGCTTTGTAGTAAAGAATGGCTGGAAGATTTTCTCGCGCACCACTGGGCTCATACCCGTACCGTTGTCTTGCACCCGAATATGCACCTGCTCCTCCACTCGCTGAGTTGAGACCCGCACCGTGGGCTGGTAGCCGGCCTCGCCCACCTGCTGACGCTCGCGCACAGCATAAAAGGCATTAGTGAACAGATTGAGCAACACACGGCCCACATCCGGGCCCACCATGGTTACGGGCGTTAGCTCGGGTGCGAAGTCCGTGGTCAATTCCACATTGAAGGCTTTGTCTTTGGCCCGCAGCCCCTGGTAAGCCAGACGCAGATACTCCTCAGTTAAGCCGTTCAGGTTGGTAGGCCGACGCTCACCGGCGCTGGTTTGGCTGTGTTCGAGCATGCCCTTGACGATGCCCGCCGCGCGCCGCCCGTGGTGGCTGATTTTATCCAGGTTCTGGGTTAGGTCCTCGAATAGCTCCTGCTGTAAGGCCGCATCCGCGGCTACGCCTTTGGCCTGCTCCTCACGCAGCTCCGCTACCAGCTCGCTGCTCAGGTCCGAGAAATTGGTGACGAAGTTCAAGGGGTTCTGAATCTCGTGGGCGATGCCGGCCGTGAGTTCCCCGAGGCTAGCCATCTTCTCCTTCTGAAGAAGTTGGGCCTGGGTGGCGCGCAAGTCCGTCAGGGAGCGTTGCAGCTGCTCGGTGCGCTGGGTCACCTGCTGCTCTAACGTTTCGTTTTGGGCGGCCAGCAGGGCTTGCTTTTCCTGCTCCTGGGCCAGAGTTTGGGCTGAGAGGCGCTCGACTTCGCTTAGCTTGACTTGCAACAGCTGGCTATCCAGGGCAAACTCGCGGGCCAGGTACAGCGAAATGCCTAGCGCCGGGGACAGGTATAGCAGCAGGTTCACGAACGTTTGAAATCCGCCTTGTGATGCCGATGGTATAGGATTCGGAACCTTTAGCAGCGCACTAACCGCGACTACCCCAAGTGCTATTGCTAAGACTAAAAGGATAACGGCAAACCCGGCCCCGACCATCCAGGCCCCGCGTTGGCGCTGGCGCAGGGCGAGCCAAGTCAGGCGCAGCAGCTCAGCAATGATTGAAATGATTAAAAGTCCCCCTACAAGGCTAGCGTATGTTCTAGCGAAAAGAGTAAGAGTTATGACCGCAAAAAATCCCATCCATAACCCCTTATATAACCAGCCGGGCCGGAAGCCAAACAAGGTGTAGAGCGCCCGCACGGCCCACAGGTAAGCCAAATAATACAAGAGGGTTCGGACAAATTGCAGGGGCAGCATCGCCTCCAGGGTCGGGGACGACAGCGCCCATTGAATGATTATTATCAGACGTTCTAACGCCAGCGCCCCAGCGAAGAAGGCGAAATAGAGGTTGGCCCTCTGGGCCGGATAGTAGCGAAAGAAGGCCAGGTGCAACAGCGTTAGCAAGGTAGATTTCCGGCTACTACGCTACTCCCCAGCACGGTGCGCACCAGCTTGGCCGCCTGCTGCCGCACCTGGCCTTCGCTGCGCAAGAACACGTCCAGCATCTGCGTCTCTGTACCCAGCCGTAGCAGGGGCGACTGCCAAGGTGCGAAGCGGATGGCCAGCACCTGCTCGGCGGGGCCGCCAAATGGCACGACGACCGGCGGCAGGTTATCGGGGTCGGGCACGTGGGTGGGGTTGGCCTGAATCGTACCGTGGCGTTGTAGTAGCCGCCCGTTGAGATAAATCTCCCAGGCCCCGTACCCAACTACTTGGAGCATTACCGCCCGTTGGCGCAGGCTGTCGGCGAGGCAAAAGCGCAGGCGCAGCCAGCTGATGTCGGTACGCAGGCGGGGGGGCAATTCCTGCCGGGGCCGGGCGGGGTTGATGGTGTCCCAGGCGCTATCATCGAAATCGGGCCGCGCCCACTGCGGGTTGTCGCCCACCCGGTAGCGCCAGCCATTTTCGAGGAGCAAGCCGCTTTGGGAACCCTTTGGAGACAAGCTGTTTACGCGTAGCACGGCAGTGTCGGCGGGCAGCGGGGCGGCTGCGGCAGACAGGAACAGCAGCCCGCAGGCCACCAGCAAGAGAAGAAATCGCATAGTAGAGGGAAAACCACGCAGCGAGCTACTTCTCGTGGCTGGAATTAATCCAAGTTATAGTTGGGCTTTAAGGGAGCAAGCTAACCATTTACTTGCTGCTAATCAGTAGAATAAATACCTATTTAAAGCCCTCGAATGTTGCCCAACAATGAATGTATAAGCGGCCTAAAGCGGGCAAAGCGGTACACAATCTCCATATTTGGGCGCGCGTTTAGTAGCTAGGCAGGCTCCCCGTTGGCCGCTTACAGAATTGCATCCCTTATTGATCATGAAAAAATTCAGCCTGTTTGTTTTCGGTCTATCGGCTCTCCTGACTGGTTGCCAACCCAAAGCCGACACCTTCGCCGGCCGCCTATCCGTAGTCGAGACGCCGCAGGTATTCCGGTACCGCCCAGGCCTGCCGGCCCGCGTGAGCGCTCACCGGGGTGGTGGCAACTACCCCGGCTACCCCGAAAATGCGGTGGAGTCGTTTGCTTACTTGGTTGGTCAGACGCCCCTGATTATTGAGTGCGACATCGACCTCACCCGCGACAGTGTGCTGGTGCTTTTGCACGACAAAAAGCTAGACCGCACGACCACCGGCACCGGCCCGCTTATCAATAAAACGTGGGCTGAATGCCAGGAATATCGCCTGGAGGACAACTTCGGCACCGCCACGAATTTCCGCATTCCTACCCTCGAACAAGCCTTGCGCTGGGGCAACGGCAAATGCTTGTTTACCCTGGATGTGAAGCGTGGGGTGCCTTTTACGAAGGTGGTAGACATGATTCATCGGACCAACGCGGCCAGCTATGCCGCCGTTATTACCTACAATGCCCCTGATGCGGCTACTGTGTATCGGCTGGATCCTCAACTGATGATTTCGGTGTCCATTGGCGGCCAGGAGGACTACGAGCGACTACGCGCAGCCGGCGTGCCCGACCAGAACATGATAGCCTTCGTGGGAACCGCCGAGCCCGATCCGGCGCTGTATCAGTTTTTGCATACCAAAGGAATTGCCTGCATTCTGGGCGTTTTGGGCAACCTCGATAAGCAGGCCGAAGCCCGCGGCGACCAACAGTATCGCACCTTCGTACAGAACGGGGCCGATATCCTGGCTACTGACCGCCCTCTCGAAGTTGCCCAGGCGCTGCGCTGATGCCCACATCAACCTCAAGCGGCCGAGTGGTGCTGCTGGCCTCCGTGCTTAAGCCACTGAATGACACCCGAATGCTGGGCAAATTTGCTCGCACCCTGCTCGCCCGCCCCGGCGTAGTGGTGCACGTAGCGGGCCGGCGGGCAACTCCTCCCAAAAAAGCCCCCCACAACCTCCACACCCACGAATTGCTGGATGGTTCGCGCCTGAGCTGGCAACGGTTACTAGCTCAATGGCGTTACTGGCAGCTCCTGCGCCGCCTCCGCCCCAACCTTGTTTTTGTGCACGCCCCGAACTGCTGCCGCTTACGTTGCTATGGCAAAAGCTGACGCCTGGGGGGCTTTTTATCAATGATGTGCGCGAGAACTACGCGCTCAATATCCAAACGCAGGCCGTGTATCCAGCTTGGGTTCGCGATTCGCTGGCTGGCCTCGTGCGGCAGATAGAAACCTGGGCGGCGCAGCAGGCTTCCGCTGTTGTGCTGGCCGAGCGCAGTTACGCGGATGAGCTGCCTTTTGGCCAGTCGGAACGCACCGTTATTCTGGAAAACAAATATCAGCCTGCCCAAGCCGAAGCGTCCAAATTTGCCCCCCAGCCTCTACCGCAGCCTGGCCAAGAGCTCCGACTATTATATTCAGGCACCATTTCGGAGCTGAATGGCGTGTTTGAGGCCTTGGAGCTGGCTCGCCAGCTACGAATCATCTGGTCCCAAACCCAGCTGACGATTATCGGGTTTTGTCAGCAGCCGGAGCTGCTGCGTCGCCTACGGGAGGCTATTGCTGCCAGCGGCGACGGCGTCGTGTTGATTGGTGGCGATACGCTGGTGCCCCACGAGCAAATTGTGGATGCCATTCGCCAAAGCCACCTTGGGCTGCTGCCCTACCGCCCCCATGCCAGCACCTGGCGTTGCCGCCCTACAAAGCTTTTTGAGTATCTGGCTCATGGCCTTCCGGTGCTGATTCCGCCTAATCCACTTTGGGCAGAGCTGGTTAATCAGCACCAAGCCGGTGCGGTAATTGACTTTTCTAAGCTTACTGCCTCAACCGTGACAGATACCATGTATACGATGGCCGGCCACCGGTTTTATCCGAATGGCATTCCGACGGAAGTATTTTGGGACACCGAAGCCCAAAAACTAAATCAGGT
The window above is part of the Hymenobacter radiodurans genome. Proteins encoded here:
- a CDS encoding sensor histidine kinase, with the translated sequence MHLAFFRYYPAQRANLYFAFFAGALALERLIIIIQWALSSPTLEAMLPLQFVRTLLYYLAYLWAVRALYTLFGFRPGWLYKGLWMGFFAVITLTLFARTYASLVGGLLIISIIAELLRLTWLALRQRQRGAWMVGAGFAVILLVLAIALGVVAVSALLKVPNPIPSASQGGFQTFVNLLLYLSPALGISLYLAREFALDSQLLQVKLSEVERLSAQTLAQEQEKQALLAAQNETLEQQVTQRTEQLQRSLTDLRATQAQLLQKEKMASLGELTAGIAHEIQNPLNFVTNFSDLSSELVAELREEQAKGVAADAALQQELFEDLTQNLDKISHHGRRAAGIVKGMLEHSQTSAGERRPTNLNGLTEEYLRLAYQGLRAKDKAFNVELTTDFAPELTPVTMVGPDVGRVLLNLFTNAFYAVRERQQVGEAGYQPTVRVSTQRVEEQVHIRVQDNGTGMSPVVREKIFQPFFTTKPPGEGTGLGLSLSYDIIAQGHGGTLSVESKQGGGSTFTIILPV
- a CDS encoding glycosyltransferase, which codes for MRENYALNIQTQAVYPAWVRDSLAGLVRQIETWAAQQASAVVLAERSYADELPFGQSERTVILENKYQPAQAEASKFAPQPLPQPGQELRLLYSGTISELNGVFEALELARQLRIIWSQTQLTIIGFCQQPELLRRLREAIAASGDGVVLIGGDTLVPHEQIVDAIRQSHLGLLPYRPHASTWRCRPTKLFEYLAHGLPVLIPPNPLWAELVNQHQAGAVIDFSKLTASTVTDTMYTMAGHRFYPNGIPTEVFWDTEAQKLNQVIDSIW
- a CDS encoding glycerophosphodiester phosphodiesterase family protein, yielding MKKFSLFVFGLSALLTGCQPKADTFAGRLSVVETPQVFRYRPGLPARVSAHRGGGNYPGYPENAVESFAYLVGQTPLIIECDIDLTRDSVLVLLHDKKLDRTTTGTGPLINKTWAECQEYRLEDNFGTATNFRIPTLEQALRWGNGKCLFTLDVKRGVPFTKVVDMIHRTNAASYAAVITYNAPDAATVYRLDPQLMISVSIGGQEDYERLRAAGVPDQNMIAFVGTAEPDPALYQFLHTKGIACILGVLGNLDKQAEARGDQQYRTFVQNGADILATDRPLEVAQALR